A genomic stretch from Chitinophaga lutea includes:
- a CDS encoding enolase C-terminal domain-like protein, whose protein sequence is MIKSIEAADRRYDLKNGAGSDAVHTNPQYAYAVAKLTDDDGTTGAGLAFTLGEGNDLVCKAAAFYAGRLKGQDVETLMHGFGNTFRALSNEQQFRWLGPHKGVVHLGLAAVTNACFDLWAKKRGVPLWKLLISLSPEELVNTLDLSYLEDVLTREEAIALLQKEAPGAAAREAILQSGYPGYDTSVGWFNYDDAQVRENCKKALAEGFVAMKLKVGSADPLRDIRRANIVRDTVGEQVKVMLDANQQWTLPQAISICNELKHMHPYWVEEPTHPDDVLAHVTLAKAIAPVKLALGEHVPNRVVFKNYLQTGCAGFIQADAVRVGGVSEFITISLLCRKFGVPVVPHVGDMGQLHQHLVLFNHIAMGHDALFLEHIPHLKEHFLHPVRIENGVYVTPQEPGSSCDLK, encoded by the coding sequence ATGATAAAAAGTATTGAAGCGGCGGACAGGCGGTACGATCTGAAAAACGGCGCCGGCAGCGACGCGGTACATACCAACCCGCAATATGCCTACGCCGTGGCCAAACTGACGGACGACGACGGCACCACCGGCGCCGGGCTGGCCTTTACACTGGGCGAAGGGAACGACCTGGTGTGCAAAGCGGCGGCATTTTACGCCGGCCGTTTGAAGGGGCAAGACGTTGAAACGCTGATGCACGGCTTCGGCAACACCTTCCGTGCGCTCTCCAACGAGCAGCAGTTCCGCTGGCTGGGCCCGCATAAAGGCGTGGTGCACCTCGGCCTCGCCGCCGTCACCAATGCCTGCTTCGACCTCTGGGCCAAAAAACGCGGTGTGCCGCTCTGGAAATTGCTGATCAGCCTGAGCCCGGAAGAACTGGTGAACACGCTCGACCTCTCTTACCTCGAAGACGTGCTGACGCGCGAAGAAGCGATCGCCCTGCTGCAAAAGGAAGCGCCCGGTGCAGCCGCCAGGGAAGCCATCCTGCAAAGCGGTTACCCGGGTTACGATACCTCGGTGGGCTGGTTCAATTACGACGACGCACAGGTGCGCGAGAACTGTAAAAAAGCGCTGGCGGAGGGTTTCGTAGCGATGAAACTCAAAGTAGGCTCCGCCGATCCCCTGCGCGACATCCGCCGCGCCAACATCGTACGGGATACGGTAGGGGAGCAGGTAAAAGTGATGCTCGACGCCAACCAGCAATGGACCCTGCCGCAGGCCATCTCCATCTGCAACGAATTAAAACACATGCACCCGTACTGGGTGGAAGAGCCCACGCATCCGGACGATGTGCTCGCACACGTTACGCTCGCCAAAGCGATTGCGCCGGTGAAGCTCGCGCTGGGGGAGCATGTGCCCAACCGCGTGGTGTTCAAGAATTACCTCCAGACCGGCTGCGCGGGGTTCATCCAGGCGGATGCCGTGAGAGTGGGCGGGGTGAGCGAGTTCATCACCATCAGCCTGCTGTGCCGGAAGTTCGGCGTGCCCGTAGTGCCGCACGTGGGAGATATGGGGCAATTACACCAGCACCTCGTGCTGTTCAATCATATCGCTATGGGGCACGATGCTTTGTTTCTCGAGCACATCCCTCATTTGAAAGAACATTTCCTGCACCCGGTGCGCATCGAAAACGGCGTGTACGTTACGCCGCAGGAGCCGGGCAGCAGCTGTGATTTAAAATAA
- a CDS encoding SDR family NAD(P)-dependent oxidoreductase — MQLLKDKVMLLTGGADGIGWECAKAYAAAGALVCIVDIHPVDEAKRAALKGDHAFFTADVTREDDVQRVMADIISRYGRLDGIHNNAGIARPSSPLHSTTEDEWDQLMNVNLKSIYRTTKAGIGHLQQSRGCILNTSSLVGSIGQENHAAYVATKGAVNALTKAMALDYASAGIRVNAVAPAAVSTPMLEAWSREQPNREAMRQYLDQLQPLGPMPKGDVIADACVFLLSDAARFITGCILPVSGGAELGYRALI; from the coding sequence ATGCAATTATTAAAAGATAAAGTGATGCTCCTCACCGGCGGTGCAGACGGCATCGGATGGGAATGTGCAAAGGCTTATGCTGCTGCCGGGGCGCTGGTCTGTATCGTGGACATTCATCCGGTTGATGAGGCGAAGCGTGCGGCGCTGAAAGGCGATCATGCCTTTTTTACGGCGGACGTGACGCGGGAGGACGATGTGCAACGCGTCATGGCGGATATCATCAGCAGGTACGGCCGGCTGGATGGCATTCACAACAACGCCGGCATCGCGCGGCCGTCGAGCCCGCTGCACAGCACCACGGAAGACGAGTGGGACCAATTGATGAACGTGAACCTGAAGAGCATTTACCGCACCACCAAAGCCGGTATCGGTCATTTACAACAATCCCGCGGCTGTATCCTGAACACCAGCTCGCTGGTAGGCAGCATCGGGCAGGAGAATCACGCCGCCTATGTGGCCACGAAAGGCGCGGTGAACGCGCTCACCAAAGCGATGGCGCTGGATTACGCATCCGCCGGCATCCGGGTGAACGCCGTAGCGCCGGCGGCCGTGAGCACGCCGATGCTGGAAGCCTGGAGCCGTGAACAGCCCAACAGGGAAGCCATGCGGCAATACCTGGATCAACTGCAACCGCTGGGCCCCATGCCCAAAGGCGACGTGATCGCCGATGCCTGCGTGTTCCTGCTGAGCGATGCGGCGCGTTTCATCACCGGGTGCATATTGCCCGTCTCCGGTGGGGCTGAACTAGGATACCGGGCGCTTATTTAA